The genomic segment TCTTTGATTTTTAAGTCATCTGGATATTCTTTGAAACGAACTACTTCCATCTTATTTGTATAAGTTCGATTGTTTTTTGGTTTACCGAGGAAGTCAGCTTGAACGTTTAAGTTTTTTAATTCTTGTACAGTTTCAACTTTTAATGCACCGCCCGTTTCGGTCCAGTAGTTGATACTTGTTTTAAATTTTTTTAAGTAGCGTTCTCTAGTGTAGCTTGGTAATGTTGTTAAAAGAAATTCTAAGTAAGACTTCCAAGTATGATTTTTAGGCAATTTAATATCTTTCCAAGCCATTGCGGAAGTTCCGCCATATATCGCAGTAAAATTGGCGCCATTAACTCTACCGACGAGTTTGGACCAAAGTGCTGGTTCGATAACACGGTATAATTTGAGACTTTCTTTAGCAGAATCATTAAATGGACTTGCGACGCGCATATCGTGAACTGGTAAACCGGCATGGAAGAACAAATCATAAATTTTGTTGTAATTCCAATTGAATTTAGCGTTTGCAATCCAAATATCGTCAACCAACCAATCATGAATCGGATAGCCATTATAAATATTGTTTGCAATCTCTGTCGTCCAATTATGTGCTTCAAACATTCGTTCTTTTTTATGGATGGCATTGTAACGATTTAATGATTCTTGTTGGCGAATACCAACTAAGGCGATTGTTTTTTTTGCACCACTTTTTTTATGTAGCCAGTGGATAATTTTTCGGTTAAATTCATAATCCCAAATTCCGTGGAAATTAAAATCAAACGGTGCATTATCTTCATTAATAACGAAAGGGTAATTAGGCATTTCTCGTACCCAAATGGATTGTTTCTTTTTATCCCAAGGTATCCAGTGATCGGTAAACATAGAAACTGCAGATTGAGCGGCAACTGGGAGGCAACACCAAATTGGCTCGATAATATCTAAGTTATTTGTGAGCGTTTCTGTGACGAATTCTGTTGTTGCTGTGTATTGGCCTTCATAATCCAAATGATAAACATAAACTTTTTTGTCGATGTGATGTTTGCGCATATAGTCAATAACAAGTTGGAGCATAACTGCACTATCTTTTCCGCCAGAAAAGGAGACAATAATATTATCGAATTCTGAAAATATTACTTCCAATCTTTCTTCTGAAGCTTGAAGAACTGTTCTAGAATGCATTCATAATCACCTCAAAGGAGTTTTTTTGTGCGAGTTCTTTTTTTATTTCATTTAATAAATTCGTTTTTTTGCTTATGTTTGTATCAATTATATGATCAAGCCCAACATTCCCACTTAAATCATGATAGTAACAGTCTTGATTTTGGCCAGTGCGATAAATACGACGTTCTGATTGATCACGCTGCGAATAATCGAAAGTTTTATCAAAATAAATAATTTGGTTATATGCTTGTAAATTTAATCCATACGATGATTTTGCAAAAGTAGTTACTTTGACGTTAGGAAATGCTTTTAGAAGTGCTTCTTCGGAACGTTTATACTTGCAAAAAATAATCGTGGAGTCTTCTTTGCCAGCAATTAATGA from the Listeria seeligeri serovar 1/2b str. SLCC3954 genome contains:
- a CDS encoding DUF3440 domain-containing protein, which encodes MHSRTVLQASEERLEVIFSEFDNIIVSFSGGKDSAVMLQLVIDYMRKHHIDKKVYVYHLDYEGQYTATTEFVTETLTNNLDIIEPIWCCLPVAAQSAVSMFTDHWIPWDKKKQSIWVREMPNYPFVINEDNAPFDFNFHGIWDYEFNRKIIHWLHKKSGAKKTIALVGIRQQESLNRYNAIHKKERMFEAHNWTTEIANNIYNGYPIHDWLVDDIWIANAKFNWNYNKIYDLFFHAGLPVHDMRVASPFNDSAKESLKLYRVIEPALWSKLVGRVNGANFTAIYGGTSAMAWKDIKLPKNHTWKSYLEFLLTTLPSYTRERYLKKFKTSINYWTETGGALKVETVQELKNLNVQADFLGKPKNNRTYTNKMEVVRFKEYPDDLKIKEFSSVPTYKRMCIAILKNDYSCKYMGFGQTKLELEKRKKALEKYNNIL